One window of Watersipora subatra chromosome 3, tzWatSuba1.1, whole genome shotgun sequence genomic DNA carries:
- the LOC137392187 gene encoding N-acetylgalactosamine-6-sulfatase-like, giving the protein MEVTHLMFLYLCTAIAPLMAYRSPTPLPNFIIMLMDDMGYGDLGVFGEPNKETPNLDRMAAEGALLTDFYTANPLCSPSRAALMSGRLPIRNGFYTDNAHARNAYTPQDIVGGVQDEEILIPELLKEAGYQSKIIGKWHLGHQPQYLPLRHGFDEWFGAPNCHFGPYDDKSTPNIPVYRDEKMIGRYYEGMYNIDHKTGESNITAFYIQEALEFISRPRSSHDPFFLYWAPDSTHAPVYSSAKFLGTSRRGRYGDAVRELDYGVGVILNRLRELHLADNTLVFFTSDNGAAIVSKTNGGLNGPFLCGKETTFEGGLHEPGIAWWPGKIEAGRVVRQSATVMDFMATLADFANISLPDDRQLDSMSLRAALTLGTEVIRPVYYYRGNELMALRYGLYKAHLWTWTNGMTEFNHGINFCQGEEVEGVTTHNQTNHTSQPIIFHLGRDPGEKYPLKVASAEYKQAWADIKEQVVKHQSTMVPAKPQMNMCDDSVMNWAPPGCTDLGACLPIPKPNPTKCIWPH; this is encoded by the exons ATGGAGGTTACCCATCTGATGTTTCTATACCTATGCACTGCTATAGCACCATTGATGGCTTACAGAAGTCCAACTCCATTGCCAAACTTCATTATTATGCTAATGGATGAT ATGGGGTATGGTGACCTCGGGGTGTTTGGTGAACCAAATAAGGAAACTCCTAACCTGGACCGCATGGCAGCTGAAGGAGCACTCCTCACTGATTTTTACACTGCCAACCCCCTCTGTTCTCCAT CTCGGGCTGCTCTTATGTCCGGTCGTCTCCCTATAAGAAATGGCTTCTACACGGACAATGCTCATGCGAGAAATGCCTATACTCCTCAAGATATTGTGGGTGGTGTGCAAGATGAAGAGATACTCATACCAGAGCTGTTGAAGGAAGCTGGCTATCAGTCTAAAATCATTGGAAAATG GCACCTTGGTCACCAGCCGCAGTACTTACCTCTCAGGCACGGATTTGATGAGTGGTTTGGAGCACCCAACTGCCACTTTGGACCATATGATGACAAGAGCACCCCAAATATTCCTGTATACAGAGATGAGAAGATGATTGGCAGGTACTATGAGGGCATGTACAACATAGACCACAAAACCGGCGAATCTAATATAACAGCGTTCTACATTCAG GAAGCTTTGGAGTTTATATCTCGACCAAGATCTAGTCACGATCCATTCTTTCTATACTGGGCTCCTGACTCTACACACGCTCCTGTTTACTCCTCTGCTAAGTTCCTGGGCACAAGTAGGCGTGGTAG ATATGGGGATGCAGTGAGAGAGCTAGACTATGGTGTAGGAGTCATTTTAAACCGACTCAGGGAACTTCATCTCGCTGATAATACTCTAGTCTTCTTCACCTCGGACAATGGCGCTGCCATCGTTAGTAAAACTAACG GAGGTTTGAATGGTCCATTCCTCTGTGGCAAGGAGACCACTTTTGAGGGTGGCCTACACGAGCCCGGTATAGCTTGGTGGCCAGGAAAAATCGAGGCTGGAAGGGTGGTTCGACAGTCTGCAACTGTTATGGATTTTATGGCCACTCTAGCTGACTTTGCTAATATATCTTTGCCTGATGACAGACAGCTGGACAGCATGAGCTTGAGGGCTGCGCTGACTTTGGGTACAGAGGTCATTCG GCCCGTCTACTACTACAGGGGAAATGAGCTCATGGCTTTACGATATGGTCTCTACAAAGCCCATCTTTGGACATGGACCAACGGAATGACTGAGTTTAACCAT GGTATCAACTTCTGCCAAGGTGAAGAGGTCGAGGGTGTAACCACTCATAATCAGACAAATCATACGAGTCAGCCAATCATATTCCATCTTGGACGAGATCCTGGGGAGAAATACCCTCTGAA AGTTGCATCGGCTGAATACAAGCAGGCCTGGGCTGACATCAAGGAGCAGGTGGTGAAACATCAGAGCACAATGGTGCCTGCAAAACCTCAAATGAACATGTGTGACGACTCAGTTATG AACTGGGCTCCTCCTGGCTGCACCGATCTAGGCGCCTGTTTACCCATCCCAAAACCGAACCCAACTAAGTGCATTTGGCCTCACTGA
- the LOC137392186 gene encoding serine/threonine-protein kinase 36-like: MDNYHQLELVGEGSFGKVYKGRRKFSSQIVAMKFISKQGRSEKELKNLRKEIEIMRQLRHPNIVQMLDSFETEKEVVAVTDYACGELFQILEDDGSLPEDQVQQIAAQLVSALFYLHAHRILHRDMKPQNILLGKDGIIKLCDFGFARTMSANTLVLTSIKGTPLYMSPELVEEKPYDHTADLWALGCILYELNTGQPPFYTNSIFQLVSLIVKDPVKWPKTMSSVFKDFLQGLLIKNPNNRLSWPKLLYHPFIKHLVTVSEEDKLSDSPFIKSMSESMVFRKEQQSKEKANPPGSSKILSKARKKAAESKKTEQKAAAATAVKTLASPEWEQPDGKQADPTPRADRIEQDYQTEYPEVKVEARKLVKKNSEEKEKKPLAEVKLDDEAVDSDDEWQALIDITETDEADKMLAMLKNRSFAVKMHKRISSSAAKVKEGQLEGASKMRMALRLLTNLLTVKSDLNTVMTFSERTDTPNLQLSLLGDMLLKKDIHELPWFQHVLLDLVIVVNAFLSSEAYWEEGVSDPVIKMYGDCSLTYASFLDQLITQECDSDLRLREQSLMCFIYLCEMMDKNITTLPEKFLVGIATDYSHILLSLIKCCHRDDTFIKSFQAEKGVTEEEASNRLFDTVDLAVACIAALTYLPLDVKNPATVKGKSKVAEVLGTIICKKKSLAEDYLLFLRHPTTCVNILKALYNTAQNCVPFCEFFGKEETHVQSLFTILTGAVEVEDMDLNTCIELAVHITSVLVIQLQQVPPLIGQASDLMVAIFVESTVASQTAASALLFSQLIDHGIGIAVQPEEMVTAALAVLTDLTQVCVRVPFDYGVLDGLLLLLNQMLEQSDRLPMAKVYIENGIWITLLHRLASTLHMQNSLGDLKTTELEELALRPPAQHNSPEWDLMSPTGIIATVQLAVGIFTKEAHQLASFFIRPDGITNQVIMYLISPGFLKCISTRCAEEKAMVMNSLIVEVTQLCILPFACDITEETLDFIHVSFLEGSILPKLLEATREYLALADSSTCIGLVERLCLINQSFLSQFADLLQDSKTCEFLSRCLESPAPESVTIDVLTILSHTVRRITDTATQVLALLIDKRSGDALITALLSHTNPTVRARMSSLLGNIIKHHNQFAGNLKTKPGLLKALIDCLNDSDHNVRKGASYAVGNAAYHSSNINEALLPIVPTLVRLLSDPIARTRSHAVCALGNLILHSEDSSSDLISHSAVLSVLELACSDTQLHVQECALSTLHEMLHRKPLLQELMKHKAISRLSQISSGSPSKSGSLTARSTGGHLSARSAYSSVSRTRTNQSFAYQCAVLVKQLQEAAGS; the protein is encoded by the exons ATGGATAATTATCATCAGCTTGAGCTAGTTGGAGAAGGATCGTTTGGAAAGGTGTATAAAGGCCGAAGAAAGTTCTCCAGTCAA ATTGTAGCTATGAAGTTTATCTCAAAGCAAGGCCGATCAGAAAAAGAACTAAAAAACCTAAGAAAAGAGATTGAGATAATGAGACAACTGAGACATCCAAACATTGTACAGATGCTAGACAGTTTTGAGACAGAGAAGGAG GTTGTGGCTGTCACTGATTATGCTTGTGGAGAGCTCTTTCAAATCTTAGAAGATGATGGAAGCCTTCCAGAAGATCAG GTTCAACAAATAGCGGCTCAACTAGTATCTGCGCTGTTCTACTTACACGCTCACAGAATTCTGCACAGGGACATGAAGCCTCAGAATATTCTTCTTGGGAAGGATGGCATTATTAAACTTTGCGATTTTGGCTTCGCTCGAACTATGAGTGCTAACACTCTTGTATTAACATCTATTAAA GGTACACCTCTTTACATGTCTCCAGAACTAGTTGAAGAGAAACCGTATGATCACACCGCAGATCTCTGGGCATTGGGCTGCATCCTGTATGAGCTTAACACCGGGCAGCCACCTTTCTACACGAACAGTATATTTCAGTTAGTGAG TCTGATAGTGAAAGATCCGGTGAAATGGCCCAAGACAATGTCATCTGTCTTCAAAGACTTTCTCCAGGGACTGCTAATAAAGAACCCAAACAACCGGCTGAGTTGGCCCAAACTGCTCTATCATCCCTTTATCAAGCACTTGGTCACAG TGTCAGAAGAAGATAAGCTCTCTGACAGTCCTTTCATTAAGTCTATGTCAGAATCTATGGTTTTCCGCAAGGAGCAGCAAAGTAAGGAGAAAGCAAATCCTCCCGGCTCTTCTAAAATACTCAGTAAAGCTAGAAAAAAGGCAGCGGAGAGTAAGAAG ACTGAGCAGAAAGCTGCTGCCGCAACGGCTGTAAAGACTTTAGCCTCTCCCGAATGGGAGCAGCCAGATGGGAAG CAGGCAGATCCTACACCCCGTGCTGATCGCATAGAACAAGACTATCAGACTGAGTACCCTGAAGTTAAAGTGGAGGCTCGAAAGTTGGTAAAGAAAAACAGTGAAGAAAAAGAGAAGAAGCCTCTGGCCGAAGTGAAACTGGATGATGAG GCTGTCGATTCTGATGATGAATGGCAGGCTCTTATAGACATCACTGAAACCGACGAGGCTGATAAGATGCTAGCAATGCTCAAGAACCGTAGTTTTGCTGTGAAGATGCATAAGAGAATAAGCAGCAGTGCTGCCAAGGTTAAAGAAGGTCAGCTGGAAGGAGCAAGCAAGATGAGAATGGCATTACGACTGCTGACGAACCTGCTGACTGTCAAAAG tgATCTGAATACCGTGATGACATTCAGCGAGCGGACAGATACACCCAATCTGCAGCTATCTCTGCTCGGAGATATGCTGCTAAAGAAGGACATACATGAACTGCCCTGGTTCCAACACGTCCTCCTTGATCTCGTCATAGTAGTCAACGCTTTTCTATCAAGCGAGGCGTACTGGGAAGAGGGTGTGTCTGACCCTGT GATAAAGATGTATGGAGACTGCAGCCTCACATATGCCAGTTTTCTGGACCAGCTAATCACTCAAGAATGTGACAGTGACCTTCGGTTAAGAGAGCAGTCTCTTATG TGTTTTATATACCTTTGTGAAATGATGGATAAGAACATCACGACGCTGCCAGAAAAGTTTCTAGTTGGAATAGCAACCGACTACAGTCATATCCTTCTGTCACTTATCAAATGCTGCCACAGAGATGATACGTTCATCAAGAGCTTTCAAG CGGAGAAAGGGGTTACAGAAGAAGAGGCTTCTAATAGACTGTTTGATACGGTTGACTTGGCGGTGGCATGCATAGCGGCCCTCACCTATCTTCCTTTAGACGTGAAGAACCCAGCTACCGTTAAAGGAAAGTCCAAG GTCGCTGAGGTGCTCGGAACAATAATCTGTAAGAAAAAGAGCCTGGCTGAGGATTATCTCCTTTTTCTTCGACATCCAACTACTTGTGTCAACATACTCAAG GCCCTGTACAATACGGCGCAGAACTGCGTTCCCTTTTGTGAGTTCTTTGGAAAAGAGGAAACTCATGTCCAATCACTGTTCACTATACTTACTGGAGCG GTGGAAGTGGAAGACATGGATTTGAATACATGTATAGAGCTGGCTGTTCACATCACCTCAGTGCTCGTCATACAGCTCCAACAGGTTCCACCTTT GATTGGTCAGGCATCGGATCTCATGGTTGCCATATTTGTTGAATCAACAGTGGCCAGTCAAACCGCTGCCTCTGCACTCCTCTTCAGTCAGCTAATCGACCACGGCATTGGCATCGCCGTCCAACCAGAGGAGATGGTGACTGCAGCGCTCGCCGTTCTCACAGACCTGACACAG GTCTGTGTGAGGGTGCCATTCGACTATGGAGTACTGGATGGGCTACTCCTTCTTCTCAATCAGATGCTTGAGCAG AGTGATCGACTGCCCATGGCCAAAGTATATATAGAAAATGGAATATGGATAACTCTACTCCACCGGCTAGCCTCTACCCTCCACATGCAGAATAGCCTCGGTGACCTAAAGACTACGGAGCTAGAAGAGCTCGCTCTACGGCCCCCTGCTCAACATAACTCTCCAGAATGGGATCTTATGTCTCCTACTGGAATTATTGCTACAGTGCAGCTTGCTGTTGGTATTTTCACCAAG GAGGCGCATCAGCTGGCCTCCTTCTTTATTAGACCAGATGGTATAACCAACCAAGTTATCATGTACTTGATCTCACCAGGTTTTCTCAAATGCATTAGCACAAG GTGTGCCGAGGAGAAGGCGATGGTGATGAACAGTCTTATAGTGGAAGTGACGCAGCTATGCATCTTACCATTTGCTTGTGACATCACAGAGGAGACTCTTGACTTTATTCACGT GTCATTTCTGGAAGGATCCATTTTACCAAAGCTTCTCGAGGCAACTAGGGAGTACCTCGCCTTAGCTGACAGCAGTACTTGTATAGGATTGGTTGAGAGGCTATGCCTTATCAACCAATCATTTCTCTCCCAATTTGCTGACTTGCTCCAAGACTCGAAG ACATGCGAGTTCCTTTCTCGCTGCTTAGAGTCGCCTGCTCCTGAATCTGTTACAATAGATGTACTCACTATACTTAGTCATACAGTACGACGCATCACTGACACGGCAACTCAGGTGCTTGCTCTTCTTATCGATAAGCGATCTG GGGATGCGCTTATCACAGCTCTTCTCTCTCACACCAACCCGACTGTCCGAGCTCGCATGTCAAGTTTGCTCGGCAACATTATCAAACACCATAATCAGTTTGCTGGCAATCTTAAGACAAA GCCAGGTCTTCTCAAAGCCCTCATAGACTGTCTGAATGACTCTGATCACAATGTCAGAAAG GGAGCAAGCTATGCTGTGGGTAACGCAGCCTACCATTCTTCTAACATCAATGAAGCCCTTCTCCCAATCGTGCCGACCCTTGTCAGACTTCTCTCCGACCCGATCGCCAGGACGAGGAGCCACGCTGTTT GTGCCCTTGGTAACCTTATACTACACTCAGAAGACTCCTCTAGTGATCTCATATCTCATTCTGCTGTTTTAAg TGTGCTTGAGCTTGCCTGTTCAGACACACAGCTGCACGTACAAGAGTGTGCTCTCTCGACCCTCCATGAGATGCTGCACCGTAAGCCTCTTCTCCAGGAGCTCATGAAACACAAGGCAATCTCACGGCTCTCTCAAATATCTTCAGGTTCTCCCTCCAAGTCTGGCAGTCTGACAGCTCGGTCAACGGGAGGGCACCTCAGCGCAAGGTCTGCTTACAGCAGCGTCAGTCGCACGAGAACCAATCAAAGCTTTGCTTACCAGTGTGCTGTTCTTGTGAAGCAGCTGCAAGAGGCGGCAGGAAGCTGA